In Nitrospinota bacterium, the following proteins share a genomic window:
- a CDS encoding HAD hydrolase family protein, with product MKSGVPSRSILGKIKLLVFDFDGVMTDNGVYVFEDGREAVRCDRSDGMGVSRLRKAGFAMFVLSTEENRVVDARARKLKIPCAHGVADKLSELKKAAAERGISLAEMAFVGNDINDSECLDAVGLPIVVADAQKEVRRAKYYATRSPGGRGAVREVCDWFYHGVVKGKKK from the coding sequence CGTCCCCTCCCGGTCCATTCTCGGGAAAATAAAACTGCTGGTCTTCGATTTTGACGGCGTGATGACCGACAACGGGGTCTATGTGTTCGAAGACGGGCGCGAGGCGGTCCGGTGCGACAGGAGCGACGGGATGGGGGTATCGAGGCTTCGCAAGGCGGGGTTTGCCATGTTCGTGCTTTCCACCGAGGAGAACAGGGTGGTGGACGCGCGGGCGCGAAAACTGAAGATACCCTGCGCCCACGGCGTGGCGGACAAGCTTTCGGAACTGAAAAAAGCCGCTGCGGAGCGGGGGATATCGTTGGCCGAAATGGCGTTTGTGGGGAACGATATAAATGACAGCGAATGCCTGGACGCCGTCGGGCTTCCGATAGTGGTGGCGGACGCGCAAAAAGAGGTGAGGCGGGCCAAATATTACGCCACCAGATCCCCCGGCGGGCGCGGCGCCGTGCGGGAGGTGTGCGACTGGTTCTATCACGGCGTGGTGAAGGGGAAGAAAAAGTGA
- a CDS encoding SDR family oxidoreductase encodes MRLVLSRRGEGEEKVKDIFSLEGKVAIVTGALGKLGPVWIESLLAAGSRVFALDHPKAAPSEVFAVLEKKFGKEKLHLARADALDKDALLLTKDELLKTFGAPDILVNNAGIDQPPAPGKSFKLEDIPLEMFMPTLTVNVYGLFLTTQVFGGMMARRGSGSVINIGSLYGSVSPDARFYGHIEGENPFIKPPAYGASKAAVLNLTKYFATHWGPNGVRVNAISPGGVAGGQDEEFKAKFNARVPLGRMAVDGDLAGPLIFLASDASSYVTGINLRVDGGFTAW; translated from the coding sequence GTGCGACTGGTTCTATCACGGCGTGGTGAAGGGGAAGAAAAAGTGAAGGACATTTTCTCGCTGGAAGGGAAAGTAGCGATAGTCACCGGCGCCTTGGGAAAACTGGGGCCGGTGTGGATCGAATCGCTCCTTGCCGCCGGAAGCCGTGTGTTCGCGCTGGACCATCCAAAGGCTGCCCCGTCGGAAGTTTTCGCGGTTCTGGAGAAAAAGTTTGGAAAAGAGAAGCTTCATTTGGCCCGCGCCGACGCCCTGGACAAGGATGCGTTGCTGCTGACGAAGGACGAGCTTTTAAAGACCTTCGGGGCTCCGGACATTCTTGTGAACAACGCAGGGATAGACCAGCCCCCCGCGCCGGGCAAATCTTTCAAGCTTGAGGACATTCCGCTGGAGATGTTCATGCCCACCCTGACGGTGAACGTGTACGGGCTGTTCCTGACGACGCAGGTGTTCGGCGGGATGATGGCCAGGCGTGGAAGCGGAAGCGTGATAAACATCGGCTCGCTTTATGGCTCGGTGTCTCCGGACGCGCGCTTTTACGGCCATATCGAGGGGGAGAATCCGTTCATAAAACCCCCCGCTTACGGCGCGTCGAAAGCAGCTGTCCTGAACCTCACAAAATATTTCGCCACACATTGGGGTCCCAATGGCGTTCGCGTGAACGCGATTTCCCCCGGCGGCGTGGCTGGAGGGCAGGATGAAGAATTCAAGGCCAAGTTCAACGCGCGGGTCCCTCTCGGGCGGATGGCGGTGGACGGAGACCTGGCGGGGCCGCTCATATTCCTGGCGTCGGACGCTTCGTCATACGTCACCGGGATAAACCTGCGGGTGGACGGCGGATTCACGGCTTGGTGA
- a CDS encoding aldehyde dehydrogenase: MKLVADKVDNWINNEPVAAANGAELDKFSPADGKLLLKAARSGKADVDNAVAAARGAFPAWSAMTPVDRGSILRKIASLLEKHAAEMARVVSLETGKSMKDALGETGGAVEMGYFMAGEGRRFYGKTTTSSMKERTSLTIRQPVGVAGLIIAANTPIANVAWKVFPALICGNTVALKPSEDTPMTAVAFALIAKEAGLPAGALNVINGLGSEAGAPLVENAGVDLISFTGSTATGRWIARTAGARLAKVFLELGGKNPLVVCDDADMYNAVKWTLLSAFSNAGQRCAAASRIIILDSVYDRFREALVKAAAKLKVGSGDVDDLGPVINGRQLDNMLAAVESAKKDGAKVLIGGSRLTGPGHEGGYYMAPTLIEGAAPSAEISRKEIFGPIACLYRAKDFDDALALANDCDYGLTSCIHTSSVHRALEFARRVQCGVANVNAGTYGSEPHMPFGGVKNSGAGGREPGTEALDVYSELKNVNINTIPGLL; the protein is encoded by the coding sequence ATGAAACTTGTGGCGGACAAAGTCGATAACTGGATAAACAACGAGCCTGTTGCGGCCGCAAACGGGGCCGAGCTGGACAAGTTCAGTCCCGCCGACGGGAAGCTTTTGCTCAAAGCCGCAAGGTCCGGCAAGGCTGATGTGGACAATGCGGTGGCCGCCGCCCGGGGGGCTTTCCCCGCGTGGAGCGCCATGACACCAGTGGACCGGGGGTCCATTCTTCGCAAGATCGCGTCGCTATTGGAAAAGCACGCGGCGGAAATGGCGCGGGTGGTGAGTCTGGAGACCGGCAAATCTATGAAGGACGCCCTCGGCGAAACAGGGGGCGCTGTAGAAATGGGATATTTCATGGCCGGCGAAGGGCGCAGGTTTTACGGGAAGACGACCACGTCATCCATGAAGGAGCGCACGTCGCTGACTATCCGCCAGCCTGTTGGGGTGGCGGGGCTTATCATTGCGGCGAACACCCCCATCGCAAACGTGGCGTGGAAAGTTTTCCCGGCGCTCATATGCGGCAACACGGTGGCGCTAAAGCCGTCCGAAGACACTCCGATGACCGCAGTGGCGTTTGCATTGATCGCAAAAGAGGCCGGCTTGCCCGCCGGCGCGCTCAACGTCATCAACGGCCTTGGAAGCGAAGCTGGCGCGCCTCTTGTGGAGAACGCGGGGGTGGACTTGATAAGCTTCACCGGTTCCACCGCCACGGGGCGGTGGATAGCGCGGACGGCCGGGGCGCGGCTTGCGAAAGTTTTCCTGGAACTGGGCGGGAAAAATCCGCTGGTGGTGTGCGACGACGCGGACATGTACAACGCCGTGAAATGGACGCTCCTTTCCGCATTTTCCAACGCCGGCCAGCGTTGCGCCGCCGCAAGCAGGATAATTATTCTGGATTCGGTGTATGACCGGTTCAGGGAGGCGCTCGTGAAGGCCGCCGCAAAATTGAAAGTCGGGTCTGGCGACGTGGACGATCTGGGGCCGGTGATAAACGGCCGCCAGTTGGACAACATGCTTGCAGCCGTGGAATCGGCGAAGAAAGATGGCGCCAAAGTATTGATCGGCGGATCACGCCTGACCGGCCCCGGCCATGAAGGGGGGTATTACATGGCCCCCACATTAATCGAAGGGGCGGCGCCATCCGCCGAGATATCCCGCAAGGAGATTTTCGGCCCCATCGCATGCCTGTACCGGGCGAAGGATTTTGATGACGCGCTGGCGCTGGCCAACGATTGCGATTACGGGCTCACCTCGTGCATACACACATCATCCGTCCACCGGGCGCTGGAATTCGCCCGGCGGGTGCAGTGCGGCGTGGCAAACGTCAACGCCGGGACATATGGAAGCGAGCCGCACATGCCCTTTGGCGGGGTGAAAAACTCCGGCGCGGGAGGGCGCGAGCCGGGGACCGAGGCGCTGGACGTTTATTCGGAACTCAAAAACGTGAACATAAACACTATCCCGGGGCTATTGTAG
- a CDS encoding transketolase, with product MSGLSYIPIKEFERVRALGAGEKVTALFAQLCRINTLYMISYAGSGHVGSSLSSLDMVSYLYLNRMKGVGTAGGDVYFSSKGHDAPGLYSTLIGLGLLPFDKIHTLRRLGGLPGHPDIGTPHIVSNTGSLGMGISKARGMALADRLSGVNRNYYVLLGDGELQEGQFWESLRPTVNKGISNIFAIVDHNKLQSDTLVSNVSDLGDLAARVASCGWAVERCDGHDMAAIGMAMEKLDAYGGMPKFLIADTVKGKGGGPMESSRFKAEDRLYKFHSGAPDVAPYEAGLKELLESANGMLKELGAGPLALADVERPARVVPEKPQKLVDAYSRALVAEGERNNKLVALSADLALDTGLIPFEKKYPDRFIECGIAEQDMVSQAGGMALKGFLPVAHSFACFLSTRPNEQIFNNATEKTRVVYVGSLAGLVPGMPGHSHQCIRDIAALSAMPGLEIIEPCCEAEVAMAVEYCARHAAGSTYLRLVSIPVDIPYTLPVDYRFERGKGIALTEGDDVAVIGYGPVTLSEAVIAAKSLRVEGVGVRVINLPWLNRLDAGWLKGVIGKSRALVTLDNHYIEGGQGGFVRSALAGNGELKIKVHSLGVETGRIAECGQNAEVLKAHGLDAESIKMAIKKTLG from the coding sequence GTGAGCGGTCTTTCATACATTCCCATAAAAGAATTCGAGCGCGTCCGCGCTCTGGGCGCCGGTGAAAAGGTGACGGCGCTTTTCGCCCAGCTTTGCAGGATCAACACCCTTTACATGATTAGTTACGCAGGCTCCGGGCATGTGGGAAGCTCGCTTTCCAGCCTGGACATGGTTTCGTACCTTTATCTGAACAGGATGAAAGGAGTTGGGACGGCCGGGGGGGACGTGTACTTCTCCTCCAAGGGGCACGATGCGCCGGGGCTGTATTCCACCCTCATCGGGCTTGGCCTTTTGCCGTTCGATAAAATACACACCCTGCGAAGGCTGGGCGGCCTGCCCGGCCATCCGGACATCGGCACGCCGCACATCGTCTCGAACACAGGGAGCCTCGGGATGGGGATATCCAAGGCGCGGGGGATGGCGCTGGCGGACAGGCTCTCCGGCGTGAACCGCAATTATTACGTCCTGCTCGGGGACGGCGAATTACAGGAAGGGCAGTTCTGGGAATCGCTGCGGCCGACGGTGAACAAGGGAATCTCAAACATATTCGCCATTGTGGACCACAACAAGCTCCAGTCCGACACGCTCGTTTCCAATGTTTCCGATCTTGGCGATCTGGCGGCGCGTGTGGCAAGCTGCGGATGGGCGGTTGAAAGGTGCGATGGGCACGACATGGCGGCCATCGGCATGGCGATGGAGAAACTGGACGCTTACGGCGGCATGCCCAAATTCCTTATCGCCGACACGGTGAAAGGGAAGGGGGGCGGGCCGATGGAGTCCTCCCGGTTCAAGGCGGAAGACAGACTGTACAAATTCCACAGCGGCGCGCCGGACGTTGCGCCATATGAAGCCGGTTTAAAGGAGCTTTTGGAGAGCGCCAACGGGATGTTAAAGGAACTTGGGGCCGGGCCGCTTGCGCTTGCGGATGTGGAGCGTCCGGCGCGGGTGGTTCCTGAAAAACCGCAGAAACTGGTGGACGCGTATTCCAGGGCGCTTGTGGCCGAGGGGGAGCGGAACAATAAACTCGTGGCGCTGTCGGCGGACCTGGCGCTGGACACCGGGCTTATACCTTTCGAGAAAAAGTATCCGGACCGTTTCATCGAATGCGGAATCGCGGAGCAGGACATGGTGTCGCAGGCGGGGGGGATGGCGCTGAAGGGATTTTTGCCGGTGGCGCATTCGTTCGCCTGCTTTCTTTCCACCCGGCCCAACGAGCAGATATTCAACAACGCGACGGAGAAGACAAGGGTGGTATATGTCGGTTCGCTGGCGGGGCTTGTGCCGGGGATGCCGGGGCATTCGCACCAGTGCATACGCGATATCGCCGCCCTGTCCGCCATGCCAGGGCTTGAAATTATAGAGCCATGTTGCGAGGCGGAGGTGGCCATGGCGGTGGAATATTGCGCGCGCCATGCGGCAGGTTCCACATACTTGCGGCTGGTCTCCATCCCGGTGGACATTCCATACACGCTGCCGGTGGATTACAGGTTTGAACGCGGGAAGGGGATCGCGCTCACGGAAGGGGACGACGTTGCGGTGATAGGCTATGGCCCGGTGACCCTTTCAGAAGCGGTCATTGCGGCAAAGTCGCTCCGGGTGGAAGGGGTCGGGGTGAGAGTGATAAACCTGCCGTGGCTTAACAGGCTGGACGCAGGATGGCTCAAAGGCGTGATTGGAAAAAGCAGGGCGCTTGTCACGCTGGACAACCATTATATAGAGGGGGGGCAGGGTGGATTTGTGCGAAGCGCCCTTGCGGGAAATGGAGAGCTGAAAATAAAAGTCCACT